Proteins encoded together in one Halalkaliarchaeum sp. AArc-CO window:
- a CDS encoding HD domain-containing protein codes for MGVEIKESGVSEEEFARMKRFVRDYLTASVESEDDGGRMRWYPWHSAEYRFNHILNVVELGAQIASKEGADVDTVRVAALFHDISKLEADQDEHAEEGARVAREYLTAHGEFPESFVESVCQAVEDHSYQGPLSDVSLETQCLIEADILDKVGANGTALMLLRMGYEARSHMDAATMVERVLERGREHTARLESDTARSMAHQRLKRVKWFREWLEAEVTEMTAEDSML; via the coding sequence GTGGGCGTCGAAATAAAGGAGTCAGGGGTCTCCGAGGAGGAGTTCGCGCGGATGAAGCGGTTCGTCCGCGATTATCTCACCGCAAGCGTCGAAAGCGAGGACGACGGCGGTCGGATGCGGTGGTACCCCTGGCACTCCGCCGAATACCGGTTCAACCACATCCTGAACGTGGTCGAACTGGGCGCGCAGATCGCCAGCAAGGAGGGCGCCGACGTCGACACCGTTCGCGTGGCGGCGCTGTTTCACGACATCTCCAAACTGGAGGCCGACCAGGACGAACACGCCGAGGAGGGGGCCCGCGTCGCCCGGGAGTACCTCACCGCGCACGGGGAGTTCCCCGAGTCGTTCGTCGAATCGGTCTGTCAGGCCGTCGAGGACCACTCCTACCAGGGTCCCCTGTCGGACGTCTCCCTCGAGACGCAGTGTCTCATCGAGGCGGACATCCTCGACAAGGTGGGCGCCAACGGCACCGCCCTGATGCTGTTGCGGATGGGCTACGAGGCCCGGTCGCACATGGACGCGGCGACGATGGTCGAGCGCGTGCTCGAACGCGGCCGGGAACACACCGCCCGCCTCGAGTCGGACACCGCCCGATCGATGGCCCACCAGCGCCTCAAGCGGGTGAAGTGGTTCCGCGAGTGGCTCGAAGCCGAAGTCACCGAGATGACCGCCGAAGACTCGATGCTGTGA